The genomic region CACCGGTAAGGACCTGCTCTATACCCGCCTGCGTGCGGGCAACATGGCCAACGTCTACGGCTCCGGTGTCGAAGGCATTGGTCGCTCCGGCCTGTTTGCCCAGGAATACGGCATCGACACTGGCAACACTGTCATTGTTAACCGCCTGTACTACAGCTTCCCCATCGGTGAGGAGTTCACCGTTGTCGGTGGCCCCATGGTCCGTATGGACGACATGCTGCCGGTGTGGCCCAGCGCCTATCCGTCTGACATGACGTACGACTTCTTCACCTACGCCGGTGCGCCTGGTGCTTACAACCTGGCCCTCGGCGCTGGTGCAGGTGTGTACTGGAAGTCCAACGACTTCAGCGTGTCCACCAGCTACCTGTCGGTGAACGGCAACGAGAGCGACCCCAACTCGGCTGGCATCGGAACCGATGGTTCAGCCTTCAGTGCCACCACTCAGATTGCTTACGCTCCTGAGAACTGGGGTATTGCTGCTGCCTACACCAAGGCTTCCAGCGATAACGGTGTCGGCCTCTACATCGGTAATGGCAACCTGCAGGCTGTCGGTGCTTCTTACCTTGGTGCACAGTCCAACTCTGTTGGTCTGAGTGCCTGGTGGACCCCTGAAGATTCCGGTTGGGTTCCTTCGATCAGTGCCGGTTATGGCGGTACCTG from Synechococcus sp. UW69 harbors:
- a CDS encoding iron uptake porin, with protein sequence LEARVGELEATQFSTTTKLKGVTNWVFGAVKAHGRGSDEFEAHSGGTSFSYNLALNLETSFTGKDLLYTRLRAGNMANVYGSGVEGIGRSGLFAQEYGIDTGNTVIVNRLYYSFPIGEEFTVVGGPMVRMDDMLPVWPSAYPSDMTYDFFTYAGAPGAYNLALGAGAGVYWKSNDFSVSTSYLSVNGNESDPNSAGIGTDGSAFSATTQIAYAPENWGIAAAYTKASSDNGVGLYIGNGNLQAVGASYLGAQSNSVGLSAWWTPEDSGWVPSISAGYGGTWLSYDDGDDSAYTNSWYVGLEWDDVFLEGNSFGMAVGQPTYVVSIDDDAYDEGAGYAWEFFYKFQVTDNITVTPAIHYLSKPFPSQNSNGMNAMSGLVKTTFKF